The Chanos chanos chromosome 3, fChaCha1.1, whole genome shotgun sequence genome segment tgcatgtgcatgtgtatgtgagtgagtttctgtttgtgtatgtgagtttatttgtgtatgtgtatgtgagtgtgtttgggtatgtctttgtgagtgtgtttgagtatgtgtatgtgagtgcgagtgtgtttgtgtttgtgtatgtgagtgtgcttgtgtatattgatgtctatgtgagtgtgtttgtgtatactgatgtttatgtgaatgtgtttgtgtatgtgagtgtgtgtgtatgtgaatgtgtttgtgtatatttatgtttatgtgagtgtgtatgggtatggGTATGCgagagtgtgtaaatgtatgtttatgtgaatatgtttgtatgtgagtgtgtatattgatgtttatgtgagtgtgtatgtgtatgtgtatgtgagtgtgtttgtgtatatttatgtttatgtgagtgtgtttgtgtatgtgagtgtgtttgtgtatattgatgtttatgtgagtgtgtatgtgtatgtgagtgtgtttgtgtatatttatgtttatgtgagtgtgtctgtgtatgtgtatgtgtatgtgagtgtgtatgtgtatgtgagtgtgtttgtgtatactgatgtttatgtgagtgtgtatgtgtatatgagtgtgtatgtgtatgtgtatgtgagtgtgtatgtttatgtgagtgtgtttgtgtatatttatgtttatgtgagtgtgtttgtgtatgtgagtgtgtatgggtatgtgtgtgtgagtgtgtttgtgtatgtgagtgtgtttgtgtatattgatgtttatgtgagtgtgtttgtgtatatttatgtttatgtgagtgtgtatgtgtatgtgagtgtgtttgtgtatatttatgtttatgtgagtgtgtttgtgtatattgatgtttatgtgaatgtgtgtgtatatttatgtttatctgAGTGCGTATGGGTATGggtatgcgagtgtgtgtttgtgtatgtttatgtgaatatgtttgtatgtgagtgtgtatattgatgtttatgtgagtgtgtttgtgtatgtgagtgtgtttgtgtatatttatgtttatgtgagtgtgtttgtgtatgtgagtgtgtggatgctGAGGGCAAAGAAGGGATGGGTGTTACTTGAAGGAAGGGAAAGATAAAAATAGGTCATCATGTAGCCTGGACTCCATAACCCCAGGACATGTCTCTCACAGTTCAAATgttcaaagacagacagagagagatgaagaaaaagcaAGAGGATGGGTAGCATTAAAGGAGGgcacaagagagacagagagagagagagaaagaggatggatagagacggagagagagagagagagagagagagagagagagagagagagagagagagattggagcATGATGTGTATAATTGTCATGACACTGCCCCCTGCTGAGCACTGAAAGGCATAGCTTCACCCTGTGCTTCCAATGTAAACccttctcatttatttattgtagcTTTCCACCATTGTAGCTTTTCACCTGCCAATGATGCACAACTTTTTCTAGAATTTAATGCCAGTGATTCTTCTGCTAGGTGCCTATTGTCTTTCTGTCCTGGACTATGACAACATCAAAGGACTGAATGTCAAACACTACAAGATCCGTAAACTGGACAGTGGTGGTTTCTACATTACATCACGCACACAGTTTGGCAACTTACAGCAACTGGTTAACCATTATCGCAGTGAGTTTCACATCAATAAAAtatctttactttttttcatgACACATGAAAGGAGGTGATGTTTTTTCTCATGTGAGCACAGAATCCTATTAATGGAAAATTCAAGGATAACTAATAcagtaaattaataaacaaacagtgaacTAATAAAGAATCTTATTTATGGGGCAGCAACTGTATATTGTTATAATTACTAAATTTGTGTTCACTGATAAAACAATaatacactgcactgtctctgtctgtctgtttgcctgtcagAGCATGCAGACGGGCTGTGTCACTGTCTTACGGATGTGTGCCCTGTGATGAAGCCTCAAACACAGGGCCTGGCGCGAGATGCTTGGGAAATCCCACGCGAGTCGCTCCGCTTGGATGTCAAACTGGGCCAAGGCTGCTTTGGAGAAGTCTGGATGGGtacgtatctctctctctctctctttcctcctacctctctctctctctctctttctctctctctgtctctctctctctctctgtctgctcttcacTTGAGTGTTGTCTAGTACGgtcattattattgtttatttgaatgCCATTAGATAGCTGCTAGAGTTGTAATCTCTTTGGCTGAGCAGTAATTTagctgtggtgtgtttgtgtgtgtgtgtgtgtgtgtgtgtgtgtgtgtgtgtgtgtgtgtgttggcaggcACGTGGAATGGGACGACACGCGTGGCCATTAAGACGCTAAAGCCGGGCACCATGTCTCCAGAGGCCTTCCTGCAGGAGGCCCAGGTGATGAAGAAACTGCGCCATGAGAAACTGGTGCAACTCTACGCTGTGGTCTCAGAAGAACCTATCTACATAGTCACTGAGTACATGAACAAAGGTATGTCCCAAAGCTGTTAGACTCTTAGAAACACTGGTTTGACTAGAACATACATGTTCTCAGGAGACTGATATTGAACAGTTGTCTTGTATAGTGATGTTAACCTCTCCATCCCTGGAAAGCTAAAGTACTGAACACTTCTTTTCTTCAAGCTCAACATTTAAGTCATTTAAATTATTTGTTTCATCATGCCCTGaatttttgtgacattttgtcttttgaaacTGATTTGAGACAGTTTGGACTATCAGTAAAAAGGTCTGAAttaagtgttttatttctctgtttgtagGAAGCCTGCTGGACTTTCTCAAAGGTGACATGGGTAAAATGCTACGGCTGCCCCAACTTGTAGACATGGCTTCacaggtgaagaaaaaaaacagaatgaaccAAAACAAGCCTTTCGGGTGATACTCTAAATGTGATACATATCATACCTTATgtactctttttgtttttactgtaaacatcacagaaaaaacCTCAGTTGCTGATAATTATTGATTTTTTCATGCTGGATATGCCTACATCCCTGAACCAAACTGACGTATTTCTGATATTGCAAAAGCTGAATAATTACAATACACAGCCGTGAGAGTGCACATTATGGTCTTTATTTATCTAATAATCATGTGTACACTATCATCACACTGTCTACAGTACTGTAACTATAACACAGACCAAGAACATGCTAAAGCAAATGTGACGTCTCTCATCAAGACTCAGTGAATCAGAACGAGGTCAGTTTGGTCTAGAGTTAAATATAGTAGAGTCATAACCAACTGATGTCTTGTCATGTTGCTTTCCTCAGATCGCCTCAGGCATGGCCTACGTGGAGAGGATGAACTATGTCCACCGAGACCTCAGGGCCGCTAACATCCTGGTGGGAGACAACCTGGTGTGCAAAGTGGCTGATTTTGGCTTGGCCCGTCTCATTGAGGATAATGAGTACACAGCCAGACAGGGTGAGAACAACAGCAAgtgcatctctctgtgtttcagggtttttttcttcgttTCTGACAGTCTGTCTTCTCTCGCTCTTGTGTCTCATCTTCAGGAGCGAAGTTTCCCATTAAATGGACGGCACCAGAGGCTGCTCTTTACGGACGCTTCACTATCAAATCAGACGTCTGGTCGTTCGGTGTTTTACTGACTGAGCTTGCCACAAAAGGCAGGGTGCCATACCCAGGTACAAACCGAGCCAATTCCGTGGTGCTTAGCTGACTCTCTCACATGCTCAGGTTGTGTTTTGGTTCATTAAGCGGGAGGGGTTCACTGTCTTGTTACTCAGTATGTACACACAGGTTTGTGAGAGCTGCTGTATTTGTCCACACTGTGACTCATTGCTACTTTTAAAGAGATATATCGCTGAAATGtcaagggctgtagcacagctgTGTCTGGCAAATCAGTACAAGGTCGCTGTGATGTCAAAGATAGGTGTAACAGCTGACAGCATAGATCAGTGTAGTAGAACTGAAAAGCCTTAAATCAAAATAGCTTGGTGCTGGCTACCTGTATGATATAAACAAGAGTTTCAAGACATGGTTAATTCTGAGAGCTGCTCTGTTTAATCCCTGCCCCCACCCACCAATGCTTCTGTCCCCCTCAGGGATGGTGAACAGGGAGGTGTTGGACCAGGTGGAGCGTGGGTATCGGATGCCATGCCCGGCTGAGTGCCCAGAGTCCCTGCATGAGCTCATGTTAATGTGCTGGAGGAAGGACGCTGAGGAGCGGCCCACCTTTGAGTACCTGCAGGGCTTCCTGGAGGACTACTTCACCTCCACAGAACCACAGTACCAGCCAGGGGAGAACCTCTAAAGACCCCCCTCACCACCAAAGGAGCTCTCAGGGCAGGGTAAGAGGGTTTGGAAGAAGCCAGAACATgatacactacaatactgtgtTCCCCAAAATAGTGAATGGAAAGTTGATGTCTGCAGAGAAGAGAGTTGTGGGCGTTAAAAATGTTGGGATGTTGACTAACAATCTGAGTGGGACCACTGGACAATGGACAGTTCATCTGCTCTGTACTTAGTTTAAATTaagttattactattattatcattggtTACTCTTTTACTGCTAATCTTTTATAGTAACCAGCTCTGTAATGAATCCTTAGGTCTATGATCTTTTTTGTTGCTTGACTGTAATGGATTTGGTAGTGATGCTGAGCCTTTAGCTGAATGCACAACAGAGACAAATTGAAAATGCAGCTActataatcctttttttttttttagcaaagtTGCTACAATATAACTCCACAGTAGTGTATTATGAGTACTgctgttttgattatttttcatcTATTTAATGTTTTTGGTACTGCTTATATTCAGGTCACTCACCACTGATGCTCAGCTAATCCCATTGTGTTATCACCCCAGATTTTGTAAAGCCCCTGTGGCAGATGCTCCAGATCTGCCAatcatttctcctctcctccatcaaactccacccccctcctcctgtctgcatcCTCACCACACCAGACATGTGCCACAGCACTGGGGTTCGCAGGCTATGGCCCGGCTGTCCTCATTAACCAAACTtggctgtgtgtgacacacactgtGGTGTCAGCAGACGCAGTACTGATGAGTGAGACTTATATGGTGTCAGTGGACAGTAATTGGGAGCTCCTGCTGATGCTGTAAGGCCCTGACCCATCTGAGGAGACGCAGTTACAGCTGGGCTCATGTGGACTCAAACCCTGTTGTCCTGCTCTAATCAGTTGGCTATTTTAAGAACTCTTTCACTTACAGCTTGCATCTACAGGCTCGTTAGAGTCTcttcttcatttctttatttcttttggaatgcaatgctttttttcctggaaCAGCTGGAGACTGTGCTTGAAGGAAAAGTGTGATGCCTAATGTGATTTGCTGTGATTTTACTCACCATCCAGCCGTAATgcaaacagctgaaaaacatcaaacaacaaaGGTTTAAACAGACACTGGTCTCCTCCATGAGCAATGACATCCAGCCAATGAAACAAACTCCCTGGTCATACCAATGAAGAGACAAGTGTCTGATCAGTTTAATATGCCAACTTCACTTTCATACTTTTTTCTAATCAGACGCAATGACAACTACTGATAATGAAGTCTCCTGCTGCGAAAGGCAGGAGCTTTGGATTTAGTGCTGCAGTGATTTATACCACTGAGATAAGAATTTAACTATTTTCTCttgtataaaatgtatttttatgaatttgctcttttttcatACAGTACATTTGCGGATGAGCATTGAAATTAATCTTGAATTTTAGTTTTTGAATAATGGTTATGCAATGCTAATCGATGGACCTGTAAAATACGAGTCAAAGAGCTTGAATTTTAGTACACATTTTGAAGAGGTGATTTTTTAAGAATATAACAATGTTTAGAATACAAACTAATCAGGTTCTCAATGTGGTCCAATATTCTGAATCATGATTTTTGGTTCTGTAATGAGTTATGCAAATTATCCATCACAGGAGACACGCTCTCTCAACTTGACATACTTACCTAAAAAATTACTGACCAGACTAGTGTATGACTAGTGATAACGAACATCATCCACTGTAACATGGCAACATGCCTCATGTCTAATGCCTGTCATAGAACCAACGGCAAAGTTCAGTGAGAGTTTACTTTATACTGCGTTCAGTCCTAGTCTGTGATCCTGGTCTATCACAGTGAGTTTCTTAGAACACATCATTCCATATGTCAGCAAAGTTGTCTGATTTTAGGTCAATACATCTGTATTTTAAAGAGAGTTAGTGAAAGAATGTTTCAAGTCATTTGAATGacttttttacaaaaaaaaaaaaaacctcattcaaTATTATGTGAATTTACACAGTGACATAACACTTTGACACCAACACTTTGCCAAATATCACATAAAACTGTCAAGACTACTGTACGTATAATGAGAATGGGCATACGTAAGGGACTTtggacgatgatgatgatgatgatgagtggGAAAGAGCAGTTGCTCTGTGGTGACCTGTTAGGGAAGGCCCATGGTTCCGTTTGCTGTCGTCGTTCTGTAGTGGTATTGTAGGTCACAGATGGAATATGTCCAGTGATCCAGAGTTATTGTAAATACTGTCTGCTCTATGACCTCTGTAAATAccattttcataatttattcaTATTGTTTTAAGTTGAGTTTATCTGGCCCAGTTATTGGTTGAATTTTCAACACCATCCTCCCAGTGAACCATTACATTTTACGTAACATGAAacaattttatgttttttgagATACTGCACTCTGCCAGTTACTTTTGGACTATAATTCagttaaaatgtatatattaagCCATGTAAaagatcaaattaaaatgaatatgcCCATTAATTCAGTAGAACCGGCAGTGATAGCTGGAGTGTAGAGTTGTGCCACCCAGTGCtgtgactgggttttttttttaacacacacctTTTCCACATGAACTCTCATCTCTTACACTGGTCACTCTTTAACCCTACTGTGACAGGCTGGGATTGAACTGAACAGGGTGCTTCACCACAACTTGTCTGAATCGTCCTCTAATGGTTCATGTGAAAATACACATCCTTAAATATGGGCTCTCTGAGGATATgctatataatataataattgcCATACTTTTTTTCTGCCACACACAATCagccagttttgtttgtttttctctttttattaaagttttgttttgtttttgttttttgttattacttcaaaatattttgagttttgttacaATGTGCTCAGTATCTATTATAAATATTCCAATTGTAGAGTTATAATAAAGATTCTGGTAGAGGAGGCCACTTCTACCATGCCACAGAATACTgagtaatgtgggttgtgttcTGTGTCAAGGGGGAGAGAATTGGCTGTTGTTAGGACTTCATTAAGGTTGCCTATGGATGTTCGTCTAGACCTGTAAGACTATCCGCAATAATGAGTGGCACAAACATTGCCTCAGTTCAACTCAGTTTTGGCTGCTGTAACGAATACCAGCATAATATTGATGGACACTATGTCGACAATTTTTGATAATTCTTTTTGTGCCCTTCTGATGACCTTGACTGATTTCTGGTATGTTTCACCTATGCAGTTCTTACCCATTATGGAATTCCtcttttgtggatttttttttggttcatttgcTGTGAATTCCCAGCAAATAATGATATTGTTAAGCAATACAATGTCCTAATTATGATTAAAATGCTGAAGAGGTAAATCTACTTCAGAGCTGTAATAAGTGAcatcattttatctgttttttaaGGTGCAATAAATTATGTTTGTACACTCtgatttggtgtttttgtgGACATTGTTGTCACAGTGTGAAATTAATATGAGAAACAGGCTCTTTACATTAAGTAGCAGAtatagggattttttttttaagaacctGGTTGTTGCTGGTTTATAGCAGTTACCACCATTCTAAACTTTACTTGAgtatgatttgtttatttactacTTCACACGTGAGTCATGTTATGCTGGTTGAAAATGACATTGAGTGTTAATTGTTGTGTATATTCTTGTTGCAGCTTTGGTATGTcgtgtttgttttgcctttgtaAGAATCCAGTGCAACCTGAAAAGTGCTCAGGTAGCAGTGATATTTACTCTGCCATACCCAGACAACAATGATATTTACTCTACCATACCCAGACAACAATGATATTTACTCTACCATACCCAGACAACAATGATATTTACTCTACCATACCCAGATAACAATGATATTTACTCTACCATACCCAGATAACAATGATATTTACTCTGCCATACTCAGATAACAACGATATTTACTCTACCATACCCAGACAACAATGATATTTACTCTACCATACCCAGACAACAATGATATTTACTCTACCATACCCAGATAACAATGATATTTACTCTACCATACTCAGATAACAATGATATTTACTCTACCATACCCAGACAACAATGATATTTACTCTACCATACCCAGACAACAATGATATTTACTCTACCATACCCAGACAACAATGATATTTACTCTACCATACCCAGATAACAATGATATTTACTCTACCATACTCAGATAACAACGATATTTACTCTACCATACCCAGATAACAATGATATTTACTCTGCCATACTCAGATAACAATGATATTTACTCTACCATACCCAGATAACAATGATATTTACTCTACCATACTCAGATAACAACGATATTTACTCTACCATACCCAGATAACAATGATATTTACTCTACCATACTCAGATAACAACGATATTTACTCTACCATACCCAGATAACAATGATATTTACTCTACCATACCCAGACAACAATGATATTTACTCTACCATACCCAGATAACAATGATATTTACTCTACCATACTCAGATAACAATGATATTTACTCTACCATACCCAGATAACAATGATATTTACTCTACCATACTCAGATAACAACGATATTTACTCTACCATACCCAGATAACGGAGCTCAGAATTTGTGCCTCAAAAAGTCTAAACTCTGCTTAAGGGGAGCAAAGGAAGagtgaatgaagagaaaactatttatgttaaatattttcagtaaaCCGAACACTAATGACTCTGGTACACCTTTGTGATGTGTCTTATCTTCTCCAGAATGCAGCTGCTCAAACATTATGTACCATTCTATTTTTCTAATGCGTTCATGTGTCTAATTTTGTGGTCTTTTatacagagaaaagcagtgaCACACATGTGTAATGTCTGTGCCATAGAGATGTGCAGACAGGAACTGACCAGGTAATCAAGCTGTGCCTAATAAAGAACAGGCGCATAATCAGTTACAAAGAGGATGACGTGGACTGATTAAaggtcaaaataaaaaaaaaaataccttgaCTTACTTTAAACCACAAAAGCCCAAAGGACAGTGAGATCTTTATGTGGATAAAGGATTATCTTATTTTAGCATTATCTCATGTATTCAGTTACTTATCTAGACATGGCTGGATTGTGTATTTGGTTAAAGGGCTGACCCAGGCTGTGTAAGATCTGTACCGGGATCAGTTTTATAACTAGTGCTGCAGGCTTTCAAGCAGCCAAAACCTTGTTATATTTACTCTGATCATTGTTCAGTTATTCTCCCTAAAAAAGGGTTCAAAAGGGTCTTAACTGAAGGTCAAATAC includes the following:
- the src gene encoding proto-oncogene tyrosine-protein kinase Src isoform X1, with amino-acid sequence MGASKSKPRDPGPRSPSLDGTAGTANSAIGSSGGQHHISDQQTLTPSRSNTSDSTRRPMVNNPELLLFGGVSSPTNSLTSPQRGTLSGGVTTFVALYDYESRTASDLSFRKGERLQIINNTEGDWWLARSLTTGESGYIPSNYVAPSDSIQAEEWYFGKISRRDSERLLLNLENRRGTFLVRESETTKGAYCLSVLDYDNIKGLNVKHYKIRKLDSGGFYITSRTQFGNLQQLVNHYRKHADGLCHCLTDVCPVMKPQTQGLARDAWEIPRESLRLDVKLGQGCFGEVWMGTWNGTTRVAIKTLKPGTMSPEAFLQEAQVMKKLRHEKLVQLYAVVSEEPIYIVTEYMNKGSLLDFLKGDMGKMLRLPQLVDMASQIASGMAYVERMNYVHRDLRAANILVGDNLVCKVADFGLARLIEDNEYTARQGAKFPIKWTAPEAALYGRFTIKSDVWSFGVLLTELATKGRVPYPGMVNREVLDQVERGYRMPCPAECPESLHELMLMCWRKDAEERPTFEYLQGFLEDYFTSTEPQYQPGENL
- the src gene encoding proto-oncogene tyrosine-protein kinase Src isoform X2, which translates into the protein MGASKSKPRDPGPRSPSLDGTAGTANSAIGSSGGQHHISDQQTLTPSRSNTSDSTRRPMVNNPELLLFGGVSSPTNSLTSPQRGTLSGVTTFVALYDYESRTASDLSFRKGERLQIINNTEGDWWLARSLTTGESGYIPSNYVAPSDSIQAEEWYFGKISRRDSERLLLNLENRRGTFLVRESETTKGAYCLSVLDYDNIKGLNVKHYKIRKLDSGGFYITSRTQFGNLQQLVNHYRKHADGLCHCLTDVCPVMKPQTQGLARDAWEIPRESLRLDVKLGQGCFGEVWMGTWNGTTRVAIKTLKPGTMSPEAFLQEAQVMKKLRHEKLVQLYAVVSEEPIYIVTEYMNKGSLLDFLKGDMGKMLRLPQLVDMASQIASGMAYVERMNYVHRDLRAANILVGDNLVCKVADFGLARLIEDNEYTARQGAKFPIKWTAPEAALYGRFTIKSDVWSFGVLLTELATKGRVPYPGMVNREVLDQVERGYRMPCPAECPESLHELMLMCWRKDAEERPTFEYLQGFLEDYFTSTEPQYQPGENL